In Prionailurus viverrinus isolate Anna chromosome C2, UM_Priviv_1.0, whole genome shotgun sequence, one DNA window encodes the following:
- the ARL14 gene encoding ADP-ribosylation factor-like protein 14, giving the protein MGLLSSKNPQTKQAQILLLGLDSAGKSTLLYKLKLAKDITTIPTIGFNVETIELEKSLSLTVWDIGGQEKMRTVWEHYCENTDGLMYVVDSTDKQRLEDSRRELKHILKNEHIKNVPIVLLANKQDVPGALSAEDITRMFRVKKLCSDRNWYVQPCCAISGDGLMEGFRKLTGFVKSHMKSRGDTLAFFKQN; this is encoded by the coding sequence ATGGGTCTACTGAGTTCtaaaaacccacaaaccaagcAAGCCCAgattcttcttctgggacttgaCTCAGCTGGGAAGTCTACCCTCCTTTACAAATTGAAGCTTGCTAAGGATATCACGACCATCCCAACAATAGGTTTCAACGTGGAGACGATCGAGTTGGAAAAGAGTCTTTCGCTCACGGTCTGGGATATTGGAGGACAGGAGAAAATGAGAACCGTGTGGGAGCACTACTGTGAGAACACCGATGGGCTTATGTATGTTGTGGATAGTACAGACAAACAGCGGCTGGAAGACTCCAGGCGAGAGCTGAAGCACATTTTGAAGAATGAGCACATTAAAAATGTGCCTATTGTCCTATTAGCCAACAAACAAGATGTGCCTGGAGCTCTGTCTGCTGAGGACATCACTAGAATGTTCAGAGTGAAGAAGCTGTGCAGTGACAGGAACTGGTATGTGCAGCCCTGCTGTGCCATCAGTGGGGACGGGCTGATGGAGGGGTTCAGGAAACTGACCGGATTTGTGAAAAGCCACATGAAATCAAGAGGAGACACCTTGGCATTCTTCAAGCAGAACTGA